A window from Mesorhizobium sp. WSM2240 encodes these proteins:
- a CDS encoding Z1 domain-containing protein — protein MDIAKWAGMVGNVGRHQYEDRLATLKRKGINTASIEKTIKATGESLDHRDNVSFVIFGEPQSGKTEMMIALNAKLLDDGYDVIINLLTDSVDLLHQSLSRFRGAGLSPSPKQFSELPSNAREIKGKQWVIFSKKNARDLEKLKESLRFVDKVMVIDDEADYASPNAKINSGDRTKINWLIQELIKGRGQYIGVTATAARLDLNNTFDNKTERWVDFEPHPEYVGQEFFFPQNGKVTYILKQFEADEGNERLELRSAIYHFLCGVAEQHQKGLSENFTMIVHTSGKTSEHREDFSIVEETLGILANPNHRKFASSISQLLKVAQDFGSLGPDSIVEFVLKNINKNQIVEINSKRRNDNISDILNPKSLFSFGVGGNIISRGVTFDNLLSMYFTRSVKGKFTQDTYIQRARMFGSRGKYKNSFQLWVTKSLLTNWTKCFAFHKLAIEAARSGMGAPVWLSDHKTSPTSSASIDRSSVDFEDGEMSFALFQFDKTKSYMGDEKLKDLQRLDALRKSVPAGVFPDYVFNYLKTQHEKEGDICFHPSSAFGVTARYPQSEIDAVRRSKGIFSTNEFARGGRPDARHHLKIYYNPKGKARLFYKINGKTIRFMQNRR, from the coding sequence ATGGACATCGCAAAATGGGCAGGCATGGTCGGCAATGTGGGCCGGCATCAATACGAGGATCGTCTGGCCACGCTAAAGCGAAAAGGCATTAATACCGCGTCGATCGAAAAGACGATAAAAGCTACGGGAGAATCTCTCGATCATCGAGATAACGTCTCATTTGTGATCTTCGGCGAGCCGCAAAGCGGCAAGACCGAAATGATGATCGCGCTGAACGCCAAGCTCCTGGACGACGGTTATGACGTAATCATCAACCTACTGACCGATAGCGTCGATTTGCTCCACCAAAGTCTCTCAAGATTTCGAGGTGCCGGTCTTAGCCCGTCGCCGAAACAGTTTTCTGAACTCCCCTCGAATGCACGAGAGATCAAGGGGAAGCAGTGGGTGATCTTCTCAAAAAAGAACGCAAGAGATTTAGAAAAACTGAAGGAATCTCTCAGGTTTGTTGACAAGGTCATGGTCATTGATGATGAAGCTGACTACGCCTCTCCAAACGCAAAGATAAATTCAGGCGACAGGACCAAGATTAATTGGCTTATCCAGGAGCTCATCAAGGGTAGAGGACAGTACATTGGGGTGACGGCCACAGCAGCTAGACTTGATCTTAACAATACCTTCGACAACAAAACCGAAAGATGGGTGGATTTTGAGCCGCATCCTGAATACGTCGGTCAGGAGTTTTTCTTTCCACAAAATGGAAAGGTTACATATATACTCAAGCAATTTGAGGCGGACGAAGGAAATGAGCGTTTAGAACTGCGTAGCGCGATATATCATTTTTTATGTGGAGTGGCTGAGCAACATCAGAAAGGCTTATCTGAAAATTTCACTATGATCGTCCACACCAGCGGAAAGACATCAGAACATCGGGAGGATTTCTCGATCGTGGAGGAAACGCTTGGGATACTGGCAAATCCAAATCATAGAAAATTTGCCTCAAGTATCAGTCAGCTCCTGAAGGTCGCCCAGGACTTTGGGTCTCTCGGACCCGATTCAATCGTCGAATTTGTGCTTAAAAATATAAACAAGAATCAGATAGTAGAGATAAATTCTAAGAGAAGAAACGACAATATATCAGATATACTAAATCCAAAAAGCTTATTTTCTTTTGGGGTAGGTGGAAATATTATATCTCGGGGCGTTACGTTTGACAATCTTCTCTCTATGTATTTTACGCGGAGCGTAAAAGGGAAATTCACCCAAGATACCTACATTCAGCGCGCTCGAATGTTTGGTAGTCGCGGGAAATATAAAAATAGCTTCCAATTGTGGGTCACGAAGTCGCTGCTAACAAATTGGACGAAATGTTTCGCGTTTCACAAGCTAGCGATCGAGGCCGCACGATCGGGAATGGGTGCCCCGGTTTGGTTGTCTGACCACAAGACATCCCCTACCTCTTCTGCCTCGATAGATCGCTCCTCCGTTGATTTCGAGGACGGCGAAATGTCGTTCGCGCTTTTCCAGTTCGACAAGACTAAATCCTATATGGGTGACGAAAAGCTCAAGGACCTTCAACGGCTAGATGCTCTGCGAAAGTCTGTGCCCGCGGGCGTTTTTCCGGACTATGTGTTCAACTATCTAAAGACGCAGCATGAGAAGGAAGGTGACATCTGTTTTCACCCGTCTTCCGCGTTCGGTGTGACGGCTCGATATCCGCAGTCCGAGATCGACGCAGTGAGGAGGAGCAAAGGAATTTTCTCGACCAATGAATTTGCCAGGGGTGGGCGGCCAGACGCTAGGCATCATCTGAAAATTTACTACAACCCAAAAGGCAAAGCGCGACTTTTCTATAAGATTAACGGTAAAACTATTCGCTTTATGCAAAATAGAAGATGA
- the dtd gene encoding D-aminoacyl-tRNA deacylase, whose protein sequence is MRALIQRVSSAFVAVDGQTAGEIGPGLLVLVCAMQGDGEKESEWLARKVVNLRIFRDDARRMNRSLLDTGGAALVVSQFTLAAETKGNRPGFSTAAAPDEGRRLYEHFSQKIASHGVTVANGVFGAEMKVSLVNDGPVTIWLDTAE, encoded by the coding sequence ATGCGAGCCCTCATCCAACGTGTCTCCTCCGCTTTCGTCGCCGTCGACGGCCAGACCGCCGGCGAGATCGGCCCCGGCCTTCTCGTGCTGGTCTGCGCCATGCAGGGCGACGGGGAGAAAGAATCCGAATGGCTGGCGCGCAAAGTGGTCAACCTCCGCATTTTCCGCGACGATGCCCGCCGCATGAACCGCTCGCTGCTCGACACCGGCGGCGCGGCGCTGGTCGTCAGCCAGTTCACGCTGGCGGCGGAAACCAAGGGCAACCGGCCGGGCTTCTCCACCGCCGCCGCGCCCGACGAGGGCAGGCGCCTCTACGAGCATTTTTCGCAAAAGATCGCCTCGCACGGCGTCACGGTCGCCAACGGCGTCTTCGGCGCGGAGATGAAGGTCTCGCTGGTCAATGACGGGCCGGTGACGATCTGGCTCGACACGGCGGAATGA